A region from the Lycium barbarum isolate Lr01 chromosome 8, ASM1917538v2, whole genome shotgun sequence genome encodes:
- the LOC132607530 gene encoding thioredoxin-like 3-1, chloroplastic, which yields MSILAPNSQILYREIHNREQHHQFLNSGGSLNIVKSFGFCFVDKRRSDWKRKLKREFRINASWPDLSRPTTVEMQPIESTEQLDQILASAKELSQPIIIDWMAAWCRKCIFLKPKLEKLAAEFDTKLKFYYVDVNKVPQTLVKRGNVSKMPTIQLWKDGEMKAEVIGGHKAWLVIEEVREMIKSSI from the exons ATGTCAATTTTAGCACCAAATTCCCAAATTCTGTACAGAGAAATCCACAACAGAGAGCAGCATCATCAGTTTTTGAACAGTGGTGGAAGTCTAAATATTGTAAAATCATTTGGATTTTGCTTTGTTGATAAGAGAAGAAGTGATTGGAAGAGAAAATTAAAGAGAGAGTTTAGAATCAATGCTTCTTGGCCAGATTTGTCAAGGCCAACTACTGTTGAGATGCAACCCATTGAGAGCACTGAACAACTTGACCAAATTTTAGCCTCTGCCAAAGAGCTATCACAACCCATCATTATTGATTG GATGGCTGCTTGGTGCCGGAAATGCATATTTTTGAAGCCAAAATTGGAGAAACTTGCAGCTGAGTTTGATACTAA ACTCAAATTCTACTATGTCGACGTGAATAAAGTACCACAAACTTTAGTGAAGCGAGGAAATGTTTCA AAAATGCCAACAATTCAG TTGTGGAAAGATGGGGAAATGAAAGCAGAGGTGATTGGAGGGCACAAAGCATGGCTTGTAATTGAAGAAGTGAGAGAAATGATCAAAAGCTCTATATAA